From one Catenuloplanes nepalensis genomic stretch:
- a CDS encoding iron-containing alcohol dehydrogenase family protein, translating to MPLLARTILTPLHVDVRRGAVADLGRILADGRISAGGDVAVVVGHGVGAQVADLIRPSLGAADIFTVAGGTLDSANELAAKLRARSYDAVAGIGGGTTLDTAKYAATRYGIPMVSVATSLANDGIGSPVASLVNDGIKGSYGVHIPIAVIVDLDFVEAGPSRYNRGGIGDVLSNLSAVADWELARDVRGEPVDGLSASLARTGAEALLRHPGDMTDDGFVTVLAEGLIASGLAMAVSGSSRPCSGGCHEIMHAVDVLNPGTGSHGELAGMGALFCTFLRGDEPRFRAMSACLARHELHRTHRDFGLSDEQFVDVIGFAPRTRPDRYTILEHLDMGTKEIRTRLADYVDAVQRS from the coding sequence ATGCCGTTACTAGCCCGCACCATCCTCACGCCGCTGCACGTCGACGTGCGGCGCGGCGCCGTCGCCGACCTCGGCCGGATCCTCGCGGACGGCCGGATATCCGCCGGCGGTGACGTGGCCGTGGTGGTCGGGCACGGCGTCGGCGCGCAGGTCGCCGACCTGATCCGGCCCAGCCTCGGCGCGGCCGACATCTTCACCGTCGCGGGCGGCACGCTGGACAGCGCGAACGAGCTGGCCGCGAAGCTGCGCGCCCGGTCGTACGACGCGGTGGCCGGCATCGGCGGCGGCACCACGCTGGACACCGCGAAGTACGCGGCCACCCGATACGGCATCCCGATGGTGTCCGTCGCCACCAGCCTCGCCAACGACGGCATCGGCTCGCCGGTCGCCAGCCTGGTCAACGACGGGATCAAGGGCTCGTACGGCGTGCACATCCCGATCGCGGTCATCGTCGACCTGGACTTCGTCGAGGCCGGCCCGTCCCGCTACAACCGCGGCGGCATCGGCGACGTGCTCAGCAACCTCAGCGCGGTCGCGGACTGGGAGCTGGCCCGGGACGTCCGCGGCGAACCGGTCGACGGACTGTCCGCGTCGCTGGCCCGGACCGGCGCGGAGGCGCTGCTGCGCCACCCCGGCGACATGACCGACGACGGCTTCGTCACCGTGCTCGCCGAGGGCCTGATCGCCAGCGGGCTGGCGATGGCCGTGTCCGGCTCCAGCCGCCCGTGCAGCGGCGGCTGCCACGAGATCATGCACGCGGTCGACGTGCTCAACCCCGGCACCGGCTCGCACGGCGAACTGGCCGGCATGGGCGCGCTGTTCTGCACGTTCCTGCGCGGCGACGAGCCCCGCTTCCGTGCCATGTCCGCCTGCCTCGCCCGGCACGAGCTGCACCGCACGCACCGGGACTTCGGCCTGAGCGACGAGCAGTTCGTGGACGTGATCGGCTTCGCGCCACGCACCCGCCCCGACCGCTACACGATCCTCGAACACCTGGACATGGGCACGAAGGAGATTCGCACGCGGCTGGCAGACTACGTTGATGCAGTCCAGCGCTCCTGA
- a CDS encoding CBS domain-containing protein, with protein sequence MHVRDAMSTLVLTLGPEHTLRQAATMMADRGIGSAVILDPDAEGVGIMTERDLLKAIGAGLDPDTERIGAHLTWDVVYASPRWTLEEAALAMARGGFRHLVVLDEDEVLGVISVRDIMRVWAREKAMETT encoded by the coding sequence ATGCACGTTCGCGATGCCATGTCCACTCTGGTCCTCACGCTGGGGCCCGAACACACACTCCGCCAGGCGGCCACGATGATGGCCGACCGCGGCATCGGATCCGCCGTCATCCTCGACCCGGACGCGGAGGGCGTGGGAATCATGACGGAACGTGACCTACTCAAGGCGATCGGCGCCGGGCTGGACCCCGACACCGAACGCATCGGAGCCCACCTGACCTGGGACGTCGTCTACGCGAGTCCCCGCTGGACACTGGAGGAGGCCGCGCTCGCGATGGCCCGCGGCGGTTTCCGGCACCTGGTCGTGCTGGACGAGGACGAGGTCCTCGGCGTGATCTCGGTCCGCGACATCATGCGCGTCTGGGCGCGGGAAAAGGCCATGGAGACCACCTGA
- a CDS encoding DUF4365 domain-containing protein: MHASVHAGLHGEGFIYALACAAGFTTAKMNLDVDGVDWQIAHPGPKGTVRSPKIECQVKARSAPELRDDCFQLRLDAGGYNKIAGEGFRIPRFLFLVAVPDEISGYAVCTHDAMRLGTAGYWLAMADKPVVPIGEEHPKTIVLSVPRRNLLTVHSLGALLAGDLEGAKS; encoded by the coding sequence GTGCACGCGAGCGTTCACGCCGGTCTGCACGGCGAGGGCTTCATCTACGCGCTGGCCTGTGCGGCCGGCTTCACCACCGCGAAGATGAACCTGGACGTCGACGGCGTCGACTGGCAGATCGCTCACCCGGGCCCCAAGGGGACCGTAAGGTCGCCGAAGATCGAGTGCCAGGTGAAGGCGCGATCCGCGCCTGAGCTTCGAGACGACTGCTTTCAGCTCCGGCTTGACGCCGGCGGATACAACAAGATCGCTGGTGAGGGCTTTCGGATACCTCGCTTTCTCTTCCTGGTCGCCGTTCCCGACGAGATCAGCGGGTACGCCGTCTGCACTCACGACGCCATGCGGCTCGGAACAGCGGGATACTGGCTGGCGATGGCCGACAAACCGGTCGTGCCCATCGGAGAGGAACACCCGAAGACCATCGTTCTGAGCGTGCCGAGACGGAACCTGCTGACCGTGCACAGTCTCGGTGCACTGCTCGCCGGCGACCTGGAGGGAGCGAAGTCATGA
- a CDS encoding CDP-alcohol phosphatidyltransferase family protein has protein sequence MQSSAPEHQPAESDFYRVNRGGGLYSEAVSQRLGAKLALFGYRKKLAPTTLTIFNLGISAVVSALVIATAGPVAAGEVPGVVIGLIALAGWQLAYAFDCADGQLARVTGQTSPDGARVDVLCDVAGQIALVAALSATAVAQEPETPAWLIGLFAGGWMVNLITSVMSTGPQAASMLKSNTLPIRIVKLVRDYGAIIAVAGIVLTVAPIAMVWFIGIFTLINGAFLLTSIAFSARNALREHDLPRS, from the coding sequence ATGCAGTCCAGCGCTCCTGAGCACCAGCCGGCCGAGTCCGACTTCTACCGCGTCAACCGCGGCGGCGGCCTCTACAGCGAGGCGGTCAGCCAGCGACTCGGCGCGAAGCTCGCGCTCTTCGGCTACCGCAAGAAGCTCGCGCCGACCACGCTCACCATCTTCAACCTCGGCATCAGCGCGGTCGTGTCCGCGCTGGTCATCGCGACCGCCGGCCCGGTGGCGGCCGGCGAGGTGCCCGGCGTCGTGATCGGCCTGATCGCGCTGGCCGGCTGGCAGCTCGCCTACGCCTTCGACTGCGCCGACGGCCAGCTCGCCCGGGTCACCGGCCAGACCAGCCCGGACGGCGCCCGCGTCGACGTGCTCTGCGACGTGGCCGGCCAGATCGCGCTGGTCGCCGCGCTCTCCGCCACCGCGGTCGCCCAGGAACCGGAGACCCCGGCATGGCTGATCGGCCTCTTCGCCGGCGGCTGGATGGTCAACCTGATCACCTCGGTCATGTCCACCGGCCCGCAGGCCGCCAGCATGCTGAAGTCCAACACGCTCCCGATCCGCATCGTCAAGCTGGTCCGCGACTACGGCGCCATCATCGCCGTGGCCGGCATCGTCCTCACCGTCGCACCGATCGCCATGGTCTGGTTCATCGGCATCTTCACCCTGATCAACGGCGCCTTCCTCCTCACCAGCATCGCCTTCAGCGCCCGCAACGCCCTACGCGAACATGACCTCCCCCGCTCCTGA
- a CDS encoding NUDIX hydrolase, with product MTAPPEPPQPPEPPEPSEPSEPSEPSEPSGRSAADPLLCAGALIVDDDGRIFVQRRSADRRLFPDTWDVVGGHVEAGESVEEALHREVREETGWVVSHVLGTVGEHTWKGDDGLHRLETDYLCRVDGDLTRPRLETGKHTEFAWITEAELDLLTENRPDDDTIRRIVADGFSMLRVFGF from the coding sequence GTGACCGCACCACCCGAGCCACCCCAGCCACCCGAGCCACCCGAGCCATCCGAGCCATCCGAGCCATCCGAGCCGTCCGAGCCGTCCGGCCGGTCGGCCGCGGACCCGCTGCTCTGTGCCGGTGCGCTGATCGTCGACGACGACGGCCGGATCTTCGTGCAGCGGCGGTCGGCGGACCGGCGGCTGTTCCCGGACACGTGGGACGTCGTCGGCGGGCACGTGGAAGCGGGGGAGAGCGTCGAGGAGGCGCTGCACCGCGAGGTCCGCGAGGAGACCGGCTGGGTCGTGTCGCACGTGCTGGGCACGGTCGGCGAGCACACCTGGAAGGGTGACGACGGGCTCCACCGGCTGGAGACCGACTACCTCTGCCGGGTGGACGGCGACCTGACCCGGCCGCGGCTGGAGACGGGCAAGCACACCGAGTTCGCATGGATCACCGAGGCCGAGCTGGACCTGCTGACCGAGAACCGGCCGGACGACGACACCATCCGGCGGATCGTCGCGGACGGGTTCTCGATGTTGAGGGTGTTCGGTTTCTGA
- a CDS encoding aminotransferase-like domain-containing protein produces the protein MTAEQLISFARGAPSLDIVDIEGLKAAAVRAFDADPAGISAYGTSVGYVPLRKWIAEKHGVTPEQVLITNGSLQADAFLFDHLVSAGDAVVVEKPTYDRTLLNLQNLGGKVHQVTLDADGIDTAELRTLLESGVRPTLAHIIPNYQNPAGVTLSLERRRELLALAKEFGFTIFEDDPYADIRFRGEALPSMLSMDTEGVVVHASSFTKTVCPGVRVGYLVGPAKLIADIAKRATNLYISPGMVSEAIVHQFCVSGDIDRSIATVSAALGERARVLAESLRAHIPGVRFTEPDGGYFLWIDLPDDVHVDKVLPAAAERGVAVVKGTDFLLEGGEHSLRLAFSAVTVDQIDEGVRRLAAAIDAVRG, from the coding sequence ATGACCGCTGAGCAGCTGATCTCCTTCGCCCGTGGCGCCCCCTCCCTCGACATCGTGGACATCGAGGGTCTCAAGGCCGCGGCGGTGCGCGCGTTCGACGCCGACCCGGCGGGCATCTCCGCCTACGGCACCTCGGTCGGTTACGTCCCGCTCCGGAAGTGGATCGCGGAGAAGCACGGCGTCACGCCGGAGCAGGTGCTGATCACGAACGGCTCGCTGCAGGCCGACGCGTTCCTCTTCGACCACCTGGTCTCCGCCGGCGACGCGGTCGTGGTGGAGAAGCCGACGTACGACCGGACGCTGCTCAACCTGCAGAACCTGGGCGGCAAGGTGCACCAGGTGACGCTGGACGCGGACGGCATCGACACCGCGGAGCTGCGCACGCTGCTGGAGTCCGGCGTGCGCCCGACGCTCGCCCACATCATCCCGAACTACCAGAACCCGGCCGGCGTGACGCTCTCCCTGGAGCGCCGCCGTGAGCTGCTGGCGCTGGCGAAGGAGTTCGGCTTCACGATCTTCGAGGACGACCCGTACGCGGACATCCGGTTCCGCGGCGAGGCGCTGCCGTCGATGCTGTCGATGGACACCGAGGGCGTGGTCGTGCACGCGTCCAGCTTCACCAAGACGGTCTGCCCGGGCGTGCGCGTCGGTTACCTGGTCGGCCCCGCGAAGCTGATCGCGGACATCGCGAAGCGCGCGACCAACCTCTACATCTCGCCCGGCATGGTGTCCGAGGCGATCGTGCACCAGTTCTGCGTGTCCGGCGACATCGACCGCTCGATCGCGACCGTGAGCGCGGCGCTCGGCGAGCGGGCCCGGGTGCTGGCCGAGTCGCTGCGCGCGCACATCCCGGGCGTGCGGTTCACGGAGCCGGACGGCGGCTACTTCCTCTGGATCGACCTGCCGGACGACGTGCACGTGGACAAGGTGCTCCCGGCCGCGGCCGAGCGCGGCGTGGCGGTCGTGAAGGGCACGGACTTCCTGCTGGAGGGCGGCGAGCACTCGCTGCGGCTGGCGTTCTCCGCGGTGACCGTGGACCAGATCGACGAGGGCGTGCGCCGGCTGGCCGCCGCCATCGACGCGGTGCGCGGCTGA
- a CDS encoding peptidylprolyl isomerase produces the protein MAQAVYATLHTNHGAIRLELFPLHAPKTVANFVELAEGTKEWTDPRTGQPGQGPYYDGTISHRVISGFMVQMGDPTGTGTGGPGYKFADEFHPDLVFNRPYLLAMANAGPGTNGSQFFITVSPTPHLNHRHTIFGQVADDQSARVVDSIATTPTGPMDRPKQDVVIEKVEIERVG, from the coding sequence GTGGCCCAGGCTGTATATGCCACCCTGCACACCAACCACGGTGCGATCCGGCTCGAGCTGTTTCCGCTGCACGCCCCGAAGACGGTGGCCAACTTCGTAGAGCTGGCCGAGGGCACCAAGGAGTGGACGGACCCGCGCACCGGCCAGCCCGGCCAGGGCCCGTACTACGACGGCACCATCTCGCACCGGGTGATCAGCGGCTTCATGGTCCAGATGGGCGACCCGACCGGCACCGGCACCGGCGGTCCCGGCTACAAGTTCGCCGACGAGTTCCACCCGGACCTGGTCTTCAACCGGCCCTACCTGCTCGCGATGGCGAACGCGGGGCCCGGCACCAACGGCTCGCAGTTCTTCATCACGGTGTCGCCGACGCCGCACCTGAACCACCGGCACACCATCTTCGGCCAGGTGGCCGACGACCAGTCCGCGCGCGTGGTCGACTCGATCGCCACCACGCCGACCGGCCCGATGGACCGTCCGAAGCAGGACGTGGTCATCGAGAAGGTCGAGATCGAGCGCGTTGGCTGA
- a CDS encoding glycosyltransferase family 4 protein: MKVLVAHNRYRDAMPSGENTIVDQEMAQLSDAGVEVLPFIRSSDEIPGMSVASRALLPISPIYAPAAQRELAGVLRAHRPDVVHLHNPYPLISPWIVRTAHRHGVPVVQTVHNYRQVCAPGLFFRDGRICTECRDRTFPLPAIVHGCYRGSRAQSAVMATALAVHRPTWRTVDRFIALTTAIKDHLRGYGVPPASIVVKPNAVPDPGPPAPPGDGFLFLARLSPEKGLGLLLDAWRRHPDGSLGTLRIAGDGELRPEVEAAAAARADVEYLGVLDRDGVRAALRRTAVVLTVSTWHDVLPTVTIEALAAGRPVLGTALGGIPYLVGDAGWVVRADAAELAAALPAARDGAAALTATARARYSSTFHPQVVTRRLLDVYDGLLRNV; the protein is encoded by the coding sequence GCGCAGCTGTCCGATGCGGGCGTCGAGGTGCTGCCGTTCATCCGCAGCTCGGACGAGATCCCCGGGATGTCGGTCGCGAGCAGGGCGCTGCTGCCGATCTCGCCGATCTACGCGCCGGCCGCGCAGCGGGAGCTCGCCGGTGTGCTTCGCGCGCATCGCCCGGACGTGGTGCACCTGCACAATCCGTACCCGCTGATCTCGCCCTGGATCGTCCGCACCGCGCACCGGCACGGCGTCCCGGTGGTGCAGACCGTGCACAACTACCGGCAGGTCTGCGCGCCCGGCCTGTTCTTCCGGGACGGACGGATCTGCACGGAGTGCCGGGACAGGACGTTCCCGCTGCCCGCGATCGTGCACGGCTGCTACCGGGGCTCGCGGGCGCAGAGCGCGGTGATGGCCACCGCGCTCGCGGTGCACCGCCCCACCTGGCGCACGGTCGACCGCTTCATCGCGCTGACCACCGCGATCAAGGACCATCTGCGGGGGTACGGCGTGCCACCCGCCTCCATCGTGGTCAAGCCGAACGCGGTGCCCGACCCGGGTCCGCCCGCACCACCCGGCGACGGCTTCCTCTTCCTGGCCCGGCTCTCCCCGGAGAAGGGCCTCGGCCTGCTGCTGGACGCGTGGCGCCGGCACCCGGACGGCTCGCTGGGCACGCTGCGGATCGCGGGCGACGGCGAGCTGCGCCCGGAGGTGGAAGCCGCGGCGGCCGCCCGCGCGGACGTGGAGTACCTCGGCGTGCTGGACCGGGACGGCGTGCGCGCGGCCCTGCGCCGGACGGCGGTGGTCCTCACGGTGTCGACCTGGCACGATGTGCTTCCAACGGTGACGATCGAGGCGCTGGCCGCCGGCCGGCCGGTGCTCGGCACCGCGCTCGGCGGCATCCCCTACCTGGTCGGGGACGCCGGCTGGGTGGTCCGGGCGGACGCGGCGGAGCTGGCCGCGGCGCTGCCCGCCGCCCGGGACGGCGCGGCCGCCCTGACGGCCACGGCGCGGGCGCGGTACTCCTCGACGTTCCATCCGCAGGTGGTGACCCGCCGCCTGCTCGACGTGTACGACGGGCTTCTGCGCAATGTGTGA
- the corA gene encoding magnesium/cobalt transporter CorA, which produces MAERNNPAAGGNGHSGGRSRTWTAPVRAMTRIIGADGSPPPTPARDVVRSAVVDCALYVDGVRQEGRQDYASALAAAREQPNAFVWLGLHEPSEAEMAPIAEAYGLHELAVEDAVKAEQRPKLERFNDVVFLVCRTARYLEHGRLTEHSEVVETGQVLMFIGPAFVITVRHGNASRLSPVRTDLEARQELLAQGPWAVAYAVSDRIVDHYIEVADGIEDDLDALEEDVFSRAGTSSIQSIYQLKRELVEFRRAVVPFQRPLLTLTSDASRGTVPKEIRRYFRDVQDHLSRTIEQVTGNDDLLNSILQARLAQVSVDQNNDMRKIASWAAIATVWTAAAGIYGMNFDFMPELKWRYSYPILIMLLVITSGTLYRLFRRNGWL; this is translated from the coding sequence ATGGCTGAGCGGAACAATCCGGCGGCCGGCGGCAACGGACACTCGGGGGGCCGCTCCCGAACCTGGACGGCGCCGGTCCGGGCGATGACCCGGATCATCGGGGCCGACGGCTCGCCGCCGCCCACGCCCGCGCGCGACGTCGTGCGCAGCGCGGTCGTCGACTGCGCGCTCTACGTCGACGGCGTGCGCCAGGAGGGCCGGCAGGACTACGCGTCCGCGCTCGCCGCCGCGCGCGAGCAGCCGAACGCGTTCGTCTGGCTCGGCCTGCACGAGCCGAGCGAGGCCGAGATGGCCCCGATCGCCGAGGCGTACGGCCTGCACGAGCTCGCGGTCGAGGACGCGGTCAAGGCGGAGCAGCGCCCGAAGCTGGAGCGCTTCAACGACGTCGTGTTCCTGGTCTGCCGCACCGCGCGATACCTGGAGCACGGCCGGCTGACCGAGCACTCCGAGGTGGTGGAGACCGGTCAGGTGCTGATGTTCATCGGCCCGGCCTTCGTGATCACGGTGCGGCACGGCAACGCGTCGCGGCTCTCCCCGGTCCGCACGGACCTGGAGGCGCGGCAGGAGTTGCTGGCCCAGGGCCCGTGGGCGGTCGCCTACGCGGTCTCGGACCGGATCGTCGACCACTACATCGAGGTCGCGGACGGCATCGAGGACGACCTGGACGCGCTGGAGGAGGACGTCTTCTCACGCGCCGGCACCAGCAGCATCCAGTCGATCTACCAGCTGAAGCGCGAACTGGTGGAGTTCCGCCGCGCGGTGGTGCCGTTCCAGCGGCCGCTGCTCACGCTCACCTCGGACGCCAGCCGTGGCACGGTGCCGAAGGAGATCCGCCGGTACTTCCGGGACGTGCAGGACCACCTCAGCCGCACGATCGAGCAGGTCACCGGCAACGACGACCTGCTCAACTCGATCCTCCAGGCGCGGCTGGCCCAGGTCTCGGTCGACCAGAACAACGACATGCGGAAGATCGCTTCGTGGGCCGCGATCGCCACGGTGTGGACCGCTGCCGCGGGCATCTACGGCATGAACTTCGATTTCATGCCGGAGCTGAAGTGGCGCTACTCGTACCCCATCCTGATCATGCTTTTGGTGATCACATCGGGCACGCTCTACCGCCTGTTCCGGCGCAACGGCTGGCTCTAG
- a CDS encoding phosphocholine cytidylyltransferase family protein → MIGLVLAAGAGRRLRPYTDELPKALVPVDGETTILDIALRNLASVGLCDVTVVVGYRAGAVLSRVEDLETRHGVRLTLVHNDRAEEWNNAYSLWCARDHFADGALLVNGDTVHPVSVQKALLAAQGPSIVLALDTAKRLADEEMKADFSADGRLRRITKLMDPGAATGEYIGVSLISPAAAGGLADALETVWRRDPNLYYEDGFQEYADRGGAIRHADIGDVPWVEVDDHHDLARARAIACRY, encoded by the coding sequence ATGATCGGTCTCGTGCTCGCCGCCGGTGCCGGACGACGTCTGCGCCCGTACACCGACGAGCTGCCGAAGGCGCTGGTCCCGGTGGACGGTGAGACCACGATCCTGGACATCGCGCTGCGCAACCTCGCGTCCGTGGGCCTGTGCGACGTCACGGTCGTGGTGGGTTATCGCGCCGGCGCCGTCCTGTCCCGTGTTGAGGATCTTGAAACCCGCCACGGGGTACGGCTGACGCTCGTACACAACGACCGGGCCGAGGAGTGGAACAACGCGTACTCGCTGTGGTGTGCTCGTGATCACTTCGCCGACGGTGCGCTGCTGGTCAACGGCGACACCGTGCACCCGGTGAGCGTGCAGAAGGCGCTGCTCGCCGCGCAGGGCCCGTCGATCGTGCTGGCGCTGGACACCGCGAAGCGACTCGCCGACGAGGAGATGAAAGCCGATTTCTCGGCCGACGGGCGTCTCAGGCGCATCACCAAGCTGATGGACCCGGGCGCCGCGACCGGCGAGTACATCGGCGTCTCGCTCATCTCCCCGGCCGCGGCCGGCGGGCTCGCGGACGCGCTGGAGACGGTCTGGCGCCGCGACCCGAACCTCTACTACGAGGACGGCTTCCAGGAGTACGCCGACCGGGGCGGCGCGATCCGGCACGCGGACATCGGCGACGTCCCCTGGGTCGAGGTGGACGACCACCACGACCTGGCGCGCGCCCGGGCCATCGCATGCCGTTACTAG
- a CDS encoding arylsulfotransferase family protein, with protein sequence MIPPSPISAMPDTLPEPPRRWSRRQLLIAGGGLAAAGLAGCGAGFVIGADSAREANRGSEAGGADNLLNFISRPDLHVQRVVVSTPAPDPAEGHVFLTPAQGRGQFGTLIVDTNGVPVWFRPVPAPATVAIDLKVQQYQDKPVLTWWEGLIGGTGGLGIGQGEFVIFDNRYREVTRIRADGVTQADQHDLKITSRGTALFWVYRPISADLTSVGGPAAGALHDGVLQEVDIATGRLVLEWRASEHVPFDESYAPLPAGDSALLPYDYFHANSVAEDTDGNLLISARHTWTVYKVDRSTGDVIWRLGGKKSDFRLPPEAVFSWQHDARRRSDGTIGLFDNAAGITKEHDRSRGLILSLDEKAGTAELVHEYVHPRRLSAPTQGSMEERPDGGSFVGWGELPYFTEFAEDGTVLFDGRLPSDSQSYRAHRATWTAEPADQPAVGLRREAGKLVAYASWNGATEVETWQIRAGSQPGSLGVVAEGDRTGFETALTVPTDPEYLRADAFAPNGRLLGSSAIIPVRG encoded by the coding sequence ATGATTCCTCCCTCCCCCATCAGCGCGATGCCGGACACGCTGCCCGAGCCGCCACGCCGCTGGTCCCGGCGGCAACTCCTGATCGCGGGCGGCGGGCTCGCGGCCGCCGGCCTGGCCGGTTGCGGCGCCGGATTCGTGATCGGCGCGGACTCCGCGCGCGAGGCGAACCGCGGTTCCGAGGCCGGCGGCGCGGACAACCTGCTCAACTTCATCTCCCGGCCCGACCTGCACGTGCAGCGGGTGGTGGTCTCCACGCCGGCGCCGGACCCCGCCGAGGGGCACGTGTTCCTCACGCCCGCGCAGGGACGCGGTCAGTTCGGCACGCTGATCGTGGACACGAACGGTGTGCCGGTGTGGTTCCGCCCGGTGCCCGCGCCGGCCACGGTCGCCATCGACCTCAAGGTCCAGCAGTATCAGGACAAGCCGGTGCTGACCTGGTGGGAAGGGCTGATCGGCGGGACCGGTGGGCTCGGCATAGGGCAGGGCGAGTTCGTCATCTTCGACAACCGCTACCGCGAGGTCACCCGGATCCGCGCGGACGGCGTCACCCAGGCCGACCAGCACGACCTGAAGATCACCTCCCGGGGGACCGCGCTGTTCTGGGTCTACCGCCCGATCTCCGCCGACCTCACCTCGGTCGGCGGGCCGGCCGCCGGCGCGCTGCACGACGGCGTGCTCCAGGAGGTCGACATCGCCACCGGGCGGCTGGTCCTGGAGTGGCGGGCCAGCGAGCACGTGCCGTTCGACGAGTCGTACGCGCCGCTGCCGGCCGGCGACTCCGCGCTGCTGCCGTACGACTACTTCCACGCGAACTCCGTGGCCGAGGACACCGACGGCAACCTGCTCATCTCCGCCCGGCACACCTGGACCGTCTACAAGGTGGACCGGTCCACCGGGGACGTGATCTGGCGGCTCGGCGGCAAGAAGAGCGACTTCCGGCTCCCCCCGGAGGCCGTGTTCTCCTGGCAGCACGACGCGCGGCGGCGCAGCGACGGCACGATCGGTCTCTTCGACAACGCGGCCGGCATCACCAAGGAGCACGACCGTTCCCGCGGCCTGATCCTCTCCCTGGACGAGAAGGCCGGCACGGCCGAGCTGGTCCACGAGTACGTGCACCCGCGCCGCCTCTCCGCGCCCACCCAGGGCAGCATGGAGGAGCGGCCGGACGGCGGCTCGTTCGTCGGCTGGGGCGAGCTGCCGTACTTCACCGAGTTCGCCGAGGACGGCACCGTGCTCTTCGACGGCCGGCTCCCCTCGGACAGCCAGTCGTACCGCGCGCACCGCGCCACGTGGACCGCCGAGCCCGCCGACCAGCCCGCCGTCGGGTTGCGCCGCGAGGCCGGCAAACTCGTCGCCTACGCCAGCTGGAACGGCGCCACCGAGGTCGAGACCTGGCAGATCCGCGCCGGCAGCCAGCCCGGCAGCCTCGGCGTCGTCGCCGAGGGCGACCGCACCGGCTTCGAAACCGCCCTCACCGTCCCCACCGACCCGGAGTACCTCCGCGCCGACGCCTTCGCCCCCAACGGCCGCCTCCTCGGCTCCTCCGCCATCATCCCGGTCCGCGGCTGA